From a region of the Nitrospira sp. genome:
- a CDS encoding autoinducer binding domain-containing protein produces the protein MAHTSTKQPFPRTAFDALSKSECRNFLEVLHYAMQAETPDHVRDVLVLFQNHFSFTRALGGLARLGPDRTFAGFSNVVNASYPDEWLYMYWKNGFADVDPVFKSALKSPGTQHWREIYQHMSSEKEHEFIATARQFGLCDGITTGSVDQACGVATFCSFASEHALDAKRLVPLVEYAGYYIHMALLRTAPKSVSQTDRCVKELSSREVTILNWMKNGKTNWEIGKILGVSERTIRFHIESIFSKLEVTSRSQAVATAIEHGLPALHGLPTAI, from the coding sequence ATGGCTCATACATCGACAAAACAACCTTTCCCGCGGACTGCCTTCGACGCTCTCTCCAAGTCTGAGTGCAGGAACTTTCTTGAAGTCCTCCACTACGCGATGCAGGCAGAGACTCCGGATCACGTGCGGGACGTGCTCGTTCTATTCCAAAACCATTTCTCCTTCACGAGGGCCTTAGGGGGGCTTGCTCGGCTCGGGCCAGATCGAACCTTTGCTGGATTCAGTAATGTCGTCAACGCCAGTTATCCGGATGAATGGCTCTACATGTACTGGAAAAATGGCTTTGCTGACGTCGACCCGGTATTCAAGTCGGCTTTGAAATCGCCAGGCACGCAACATTGGCGAGAGATCTATCAACACATGTCTTCCGAGAAAGAACATGAGTTTATCGCCACGGCGCGGCAATTTGGTCTCTGTGATGGCATTACAACAGGCTCAGTCGATCAGGCCTGTGGAGTTGCTACTTTTTGTTCGTTCGCCAGTGAACATGCTCTCGACGCGAAACGATTGGTTCCACTCGTCGAATACGCAGGCTATTACATTCATATGGCCCTGCTCAGAACCGCTCCCAAATCTGTGTCGCAAACAGATCGATGCGTCAAAGAGCTTTCCTCGCGAGAAGTCACGATCCTCAATTGGATGAAGAACGGAAAAACCAATTGGGAAATCGGCAAGATTCTGGGAGTCAGTGAGCGAACTATACGATTCCACATTGAGAGCATCTTCTCCAAACTAGAGGTGACTTCCCGCTCCCAAGCGGTTGCAACCGCCATAGAACACGGGCTACCCGCCCTCCATGGGTTGCCGACCGCCATTTAG
- a CDS encoding outer membrane protein transport protein, which produces MQAWLIGRLVIVFILSYSLLEPTVAGAQALRFQPQGARAAGQGNAFAAEADDASAIHYNPAGLTQVAGVQSIVGLNLLGGSVKFKSPTGLDSRGDFNGSVNWPPPSNFYLSANLASIGLPILSPVTVGIGLTSPYGLNTRYPVDGPFNTAVTSAALPLIAIKPTIAYKVSEDLSVGVSADIYTFVSFLGEGHVEQKQVSAGALGIPAGASIELNGNGTAAGVTASLLYTPVRNEAGKPILSVGLVYRSQAVLPLHGLLLVNGAKAADASTDLVLPHIVTGGIAIWPVRTSEREWKVELNVEYVGWSLNKNLDIHLSNGVTIPQPQQWNNVPVIALGTEHKWLNPRWLPYWEVAVRSGYTYTEDPVPGRTFNPATISLTAHTLSLGTGFLCKGAGRFLGVIPCSGKSALWPKGMGLDLAYQEWFYESRTVVDNLNPTVHGTYHAFVHLGTVSVRTLF; this is translated from the coding sequence ATGCAAGCATGGCTCATCGGTAGGCTCGTCATTGTATTCATCCTCTCGTATTCTCTCCTGGAACCAACGGTGGCCGGTGCCCAAGCCCTTCGCTTTCAGCCTCAGGGAGCGCGCGCCGCAGGACAGGGCAATGCATTCGCGGCAGAAGCCGATGATGCATCAGCCATCCACTACAACCCGGCCGGGTTGACCCAAGTAGCAGGTGTCCAAAGCATCGTTGGGCTAAATTTGCTCGGGGGATCCGTCAAATTCAAAAGCCCGACAGGTCTTGATAGCCGTGGCGACTTCAACGGAAGCGTGAACTGGCCTCCTCCCAGTAATTTTTACCTGAGTGCCAATCTTGCGTCCATTGGATTGCCCATTCTCTCGCCAGTAACGGTCGGCATCGGGTTAACATCGCCGTACGGCTTGAATACCCGGTACCCGGTTGATGGCCCGTTCAACACGGCTGTGACCTCGGCAGCACTCCCGCTGATCGCTATCAAGCCCACCATTGCTTACAAGGTAAGCGAAGATCTGTCAGTAGGTGTAAGTGCTGATATTTACACGTTTGTGAGCTTTCTCGGCGAAGGACATGTGGAGCAGAAACAGGTAAGCGCCGGAGCCTTGGGGATCCCAGCTGGAGCGTCTATCGAACTGAACGGGAATGGGACCGCGGCAGGCGTGACGGCCAGTTTGTTGTATACCCCCGTGAGAAATGAGGCCGGTAAGCCGATCCTGTCTGTCGGGCTGGTCTATCGCAGTCAGGCAGTCCTGCCTTTGCATGGGTTGCTGTTAGTCAATGGCGCGAAGGCGGCCGATGCCTCCACCGATCTTGTGTTGCCGCACATAGTTACCGGAGGCATCGCTATCTGGCCGGTACGCACCAGCGAGAGAGAGTGGAAGGTCGAGCTCAATGTCGAATATGTCGGTTGGAGTTTGAATAAGAATCTTGATATCCACCTCTCAAACGGAGTCACGATTCCCCAGCCTCAACAGTGGAATAATGTACCGGTGATTGCACTAGGAACCGAGCATAAGTGGCTGAATCCACGATGGCTACCGTACTGGGAGGTCGCGGTGCGTTCAGGCTATACGTATACAGAGGACCCTGTCCCTGGTCGAACGTTCAACCCCGCGACTATCTCCTTGACGGCTCATACCTTATCTCTTGGCACTGGTTTCCTTTGCAAGGGAGCCGGGCGATTTCTGGGCGTCATTCCTTGCAGCGGAAAGTCGGCTCTGTGGCCGAAGGGCATGGGACTGGATCTCGCCTATCAGGAATGGTTCTATGAATCGCGCACCGTTGTCGACAATTTGAATCCGACCGTCCACGGGACGTACCATGCCTTTGTGCACTTAGGTACGGTCAGTGTGCGTACTCTCTTCTAG
- a CDS encoding GNAT family N-acetyltransferase — translation MQAFAAGEAKEIAFYEGEFLVKTLETKEDLTQAYRLRHRVFAERLKWVPERADRLEADVYDTWSTSIGIFADETRLLGLVRMTHAPVPFMLESEFSACLVGSHRVRKQIDTAEITRLAVDPAIADRGLSARLMKAIFKGMYQWCLLHEVRYTYMVVEHRLLRVVQRMGWPCRAIGEPVALPPAEVFSIGGLLDLDEFRSQASTCRPAMLDWLTTTTLVPKPEYGCRPVLGQESDAAEYAQLAEDRLLVRAA, via the coding sequence ATGCAAGCATTCGCGGCCGGAGAGGCAAAGGAAATTGCCTTCTATGAGGGAGAGTTTCTCGTCAAGACACTCGAAACCAAGGAGGACCTCACTCAGGCGTATCGATTGCGGCATCGCGTATTTGCTGAACGGCTGAAGTGGGTGCCTGAGCGGGCCGACCGGCTCGAAGCCGATGTGTACGATACTTGGAGTACCTCAATCGGGATATTCGCGGATGAAACCAGACTGCTTGGGTTAGTCCGCATGACCCATGCGCCTGTCCCGTTCATGCTGGAGAGTGAATTCAGCGCCTGCCTTGTGGGGAGCCATCGTGTTCGAAAGCAAATCGATACGGCGGAAATTACTCGACTGGCCGTTGATCCAGCGATCGCAGATCGTGGCCTTTCTGCAAGGCTCATGAAAGCGATCTTCAAAGGGATGTATCAATGGTGTCTGCTTCATGAGGTCCGCTATACATATATGGTGGTGGAACACAGGCTTTTGCGGGTTGTCCAGCGCATGGGATGGCCATGCCGGGCCATAGGGGAGCCAGTAGCTTTGCCTCCAGCTGAGGTTTTTTCTATCGGGGGGTTGCTCGATCTGGACGAATTTAGATCTCAAGCCTCAACGTGTCGTCCTGCTATGTTGGATTGGTTGACGACGACAACACTGGTTCCCAAGCCGGAATACGGATGCCGACCAGTACTGGGCCAAGAAAGTGATGCAGCGGAATATGCACAATTGGCAGAAGACCGACTGCTGGTGCGCGCAGCCTAA
- a CDS encoding sensor histidine kinase, producing MTEGRTKFQLLDGGLRPTPALSVTQSVRPLKESLGVCQLEPCAGELTIAFKATERRLHKLLEDRTRIGRDLHDCVLQSLYAIGLTIETSQRTRSNHSVETKETDSRMIWQINQLIHEIRGMIHELESGTVQEFDLSSELNTLCTTYEQTNRLHMKLDLQRSAIEVLTNEEEREILNIVREALSNCARHAQATRAVVSIRMKETRIRVSISDDGIGFSTAVGQPRGYGLINMEARAKKLGGRLWVQSKSGGGTQVIAEFSLEPLLTPV from the coding sequence GTGACAGAAGGCAGGACAAAGTTTCAACTGTTGGACGGGGGACTCCGCCCAACCCCAGCCCTGTCAGTCACCCAGTCAGTTCGACCGCTCAAGGAATCCCTCGGCGTGTGTCAATTGGAACCTTGCGCGGGTGAACTGACGATCGCGTTCAAAGCGACCGAACGCCGATTGCATAAACTATTGGAAGATCGTACCCGGATTGGTCGAGACTTGCATGACTGCGTGTTGCAATCGCTGTATGCCATTGGCCTTACTATTGAAACCTCTCAACGGACCCGGAGTAATCACTCAGTGGAAACCAAAGAAACCGATAGCCGGATGATCTGGCAGATCAATCAACTCATTCATGAAATCCGCGGGATGATTCACGAATTGGAGTCCGGTACCGTCCAAGAGTTTGACTTGTCCTCGGAACTCAACACACTATGCACGACCTATGAGCAAACAAACCGGTTGCACATGAAGCTGGATCTTCAGCGCAGCGCCATTGAGGTGTTGACGAATGAGGAAGAGCGCGAGATCTTGAATATCGTCCGAGAGGCTCTCAGTAACTGCGCTCGCCACGCTCAGGCGACCCGAGCCGTGGTCTCGATTCGCATGAAAGAAACGAGAATTCGCGTCAGCATCTCCGACGATGGTATTGGGTTTTCCACGGCTGTAGGGCAACCACGTGGATACGGGCTTATCAATATGGAAGCTCGAGCCAAGAAACTCGGCGGGAGATTGTGGGTGCAGTCGAAGAGTGGAGGAGGCACGCAAGTCATTGCGGAGTTTTCATTGGAACCCCTTCTCACCCCTGTATGA